Below is a window of Cheilinus undulatus linkage group 8, ASM1832078v1, whole genome shotgun sequence DNA.
GGTACCTTACAGGcaatttcatgatttatttgaCAGCTTAATCACTTTAGATTTATAAAAGATTAGAAAATTgtgacaataaaaaaatgtgcattgaAATTTGTCAGTCATTTGACATGCAAAATACTGCAAGTTTGTCAATGTTTGTTGTCAGCAGACAAAGAGGGAAGAAGTTGGGGTCTGTGaattttttgcataaagatgactCAACATTGGattcttattttaaatattgcTGAATATACAACAAAGCAAGTATAATTTGTTTGACAGAGTTGCactatttatgattttaaatctcTTGCCCTTTAAATCTCCAAGTCGCAGGCACGTTCCTTCTGTCAGCTTCCCTTTGAGGTACTCTAaggaagccctaagaggacatgtATCCATATATTTTATTCACCCTATTTTTCCTTAGTAAAAAGattgtttctgttattttctgaaGATCTCAACTTTACTCTAACAAACCTAGTTTTCCCTTTATTACAGGTAAAGTTATCTTAGCAAGACATCTCTCTCTCAGGTGACAtcttccagctcttcctggggacTCCGAGGCATTGGCAGGCCAGACGAGACATACAATCCCTCCtgtgagtcctgggtctacccaaGGGTCTCCTCCAGTTGGACacgcccagaagacctccataAGGAGGCACCCAGGGGGCATCTTAAGCAGATGCCCAAACCGCGTCAAGTGGCTCCTTTCGAGAAAAAGGAGCAGTGGTTCTATCTCAACCTCCATCTGGGCATCTGAGCTCCTCAGCCTATTGGGGCTTAGTGTATAAACACTACAGGCAATAGTGTTTTTTGTGCAAGCTCCTCCTGTATTCATGTAGCAGCTGTGTGATTTCAGCCTCCACTGtgtttaacttatttattttaaaaataattttctctgatttttttaagatatgaAACAGACTGACTGTAAACTTGTTCATGACCGTGATAGGTTATATAAATAATTCTGCCCCTACAATTCCAACATGTTCCTATAAATTCTGAAGTTAAATTCGGAGTTGATAACCTGCTTTGTATAATGAGATTTCTTTTCCCATGGTTAGTGAAGCTATGTAACAGAATGTTCACTTTATAGTACAGGCCTCCTGGGATACAAGATGTTGAGTAAACAACCAGAAATCCCTTGTTAGAAATGAGAGGTtgcatgtccacttagggcaggggtgtcaaactcaatcacagcaggagccggattttggattcaggtctaacgtGAGGGTCTAACAGGCTCACGTTTTTTACAATAAACTGTCAATCTAATTTCACcagtaacaaagaaaaaaaaaaaaaaaagaaaaaaaactttgcaccgatgatttcaaatttttaaattgtgagtctaaaaggtcaaactattagtttaaatgtattcagtttaaaaggtccaaacatgacttaaaactttaaattatgaatctaaaagctcaaaatattatacaAGAAGTTAAATTTATGGGTTTAAATGCTtgaagtatgaaataaaaagtcaaaattgcaagtttgagtccttattgtgagatgcaaaattgaaaaaatgaaattaacacaaatcaatttattttcccacattcctgacttttatctattttttttactccttactttttcagattttacaacttaacaaggatatcttaagtcatcaaggataagttgacatttttatacttgaggaaatctgcataCTGATAGGCCAGTTAAAACAGCCATAttatatgatcttgcaggccagaTTTAAATGTTCCATTGGTCTGATTTGggcccgggccttgagtttgacacccctggcttagggcttctgtagtCATCATTCTCCCCTCTACTTACTTCTATGTTTCTTTGATACCTTTCCTCCTATAACcacttttttaaagtcatgcaTCCCCTCCGCCTCCTCTCCTTCTTGATTTCTGAGGTGAGGATCTACATGAAACCTAATAGTCCTTTGTTCAGGCTCTTTGTGGATCCCTGTGGTCTCCTCCTGTCCTCGCCTGTGAAGCTTTTCTCGGATTCCCATATCACTGAGCTTCTGATCCTCCTCCAGCCCGGCACTGTTACCATCCCTGTCCGCCCTGCCAGCTCCAGCATGGTGACCCCGGCCGGTGGAGGCAGAGGAGTGGGTGAAGATCTGAGGGTTGATGGCTAGCTGAGCATAAGATGCAGCAGATAAACCAGTAACAGAGAGAGGCTGGATCCCTGGGTTTGCTTTGATGGTGGACAGCAGGTTGTGAGTTTGGCTGTTTGATGGGTTGTGGCGTTGCTGTCGTAGGTGTTTCATGGAGTGAATTTTAAAGGTGGGGCATCTATCCAAACCCTGCTTCCTCTGGTCTTCTAAAATATCATCCAATACTAGGAAAAGGAGGGCAGAAGTAAATACTTTTCTCTGTGATTTCCCAGTATGCATGTTAATGTAGCCTTAATGAAACTCCTCACCATAAACATTGTGATGCCTTTTGTCCTCCTCATCCTTGCAGCGCTTCAGGTTCAGAGCTTGCTTCACTGAGTCTAAAAGTCCAAACATCTTACACAGCGAATTAAGGATGACAGCATCTGGAAGAAAAGCACagtcagctttccaaaaaaatcaattttcttCTCTTAAAAGACTTTCCTTCTACTGTTTGTTCTAAATCCCTTTCTGGGTTTGTCactttgctgctctttgtttgatatttaagcTCTCTGCTTTGTTTCTTTAGTTCCATAGTTTTAACTCTCATCTGTACTGATTGCACACAGTGTATCATAGTCATTATCACCTACTGTCTATTGCTATTTCACTTTTCAGCCATCAACTTTATAGAAAGATGGACAACACAACAGCTCTCCAAAAGCAAATCCAAATCATtttaagacagtctggctgcataccattcatttctgatggccactgTCACAGACttttcatctgagacactgtagAACTCAGAAAGGAAATAGATGccaaaacttttgaaataaaacacgattaaatttccattaagggttaaggtaataAATAGGAAACcaaaagttgaaataatgaaaGCCTGACCTACAGACCTGATTACAAGATGTTTAAtaaaagctgagtaaacagtgtACTTGCAGGAAAACAGTTCATCCTCCATGAAACACTCTAACACAactagctgcataagctactgGATAACAGAGATACATAGCCAATAAAGCTTGGTTTGCAgcatagccaaagctaagctcacaaagcagctatgtaagctaaagttatacattatctatgtagcaaagttagctttaacaatgtttgctaaagctcactttaCTAAAGCTAAATTAACCATAGATAACCGAGTTATGGAGCTAATGTAGGTAAGTAGCTAATGTAGTAACTATATAACTATATATGTATACTATAAAGTAACTCAAAAAGTAGCTAAGTAAAATATGTGCATACTTTATCCATGTAGCCAAGTAATCTTAAGCAATGTTTCCTAGAgctcatgctgctaaagctaacttagctgtagATAATAGTGTTaggtagctaatgttgctaaagcttagctTACAAAGCAACTACGGAGCAACATATCTACATTACCTaggtagctatgttagctttagctacatttgttaaTGCTCATGTtgataaagctaacttaactacatTGGCTCATTTAGCAACATTTACTACGTTGCATAGCTATGTCAGCTAAAATGAGCCACTGTTAGAGTATCTACTTCCAAACATCTctataatatttttgttttataggTGAAATCTTGcctagtctgtaatgtttgcagtgtggttatatcatgaatgcaactgccagactttgtttacgaataaagttaaataaaacaaaaatctaaaactgtaaaGACATTGTACTGGCATATtatggcacttcctttctggGATATGGCATCTCAGATGGATGGTCTGTGAGCGTGGCTGTCaaagatgaacagtctgcaggaAGACCCCTCACAATCATTTGGAGAACACCCTACAGAATGGCCTCAGCATAGGTCACAAGCTTTGCCTCCCTTATTCAAACAGATGAGACATGGGTTGCctataaatttaaaataaatatcaaagtgTTTCTCAAACATGGTTTCTACCTTAAACATAAGCTCTTTGGTTTTGGGGTGGCTCGTAGTTAAGTTCACATGCCACATGTACAGATATGTGTCCAGGGTTCAAGTTTGACCTGTGCCACCTTCCTGCATGCCACTTTCATGTCTTTCGacattttcaaactttattcaCCATCCtatcaaaaaacaaaaggcataaaagcgccccccccccaaaaaaactcctcaaaaaAAGGTAGCCCTCATGCCAAAGTGTTAACTGTTGTCTGCTATGTTTGGTTTTGGTTAgttatttgatcttaaacagAGTGGGTTTAACACCATGATTGACAGGTCTGTACGAGATGCACGTCCAAATGCAAGAGATGTCAGCACCCAGTGCAGTGGGTATTTGGCTCCACTTTTGTACATTGGGAGAAGGTGGAGACATTGCTTATCTTTAATTCCCTGGACTCTTATACAGTAGGAGTATGTTTTGTTGAGTTTCTGAAGTTAATCTTTAAGTCGGTTATTTTTGTGTGGAAACCCATCTTAAGGCTTTTACTTGTTACAAACTTGTTGCAAATTCACTGACACATGGCTGCATTTAAAGTAGTTCTTTTCACAGCATTGTGGTTAAGCTTACCTGTCTCTTGCAGGGTGGCCTTCTCACTGCGAGCCTCCACTCCTTTAAGGGTGGCTAATAGTTCAGTCTGGAGACTGGACAGGACCTCTCCCATCAGCCCACAGTCTGCCACCCCCTGCCACAAGCTCAGTACTCCATCTAGACAAGGTTAATAAGGTTGGGACATTATTATGATATGTGGGGAACTTTGTGTACgcgtgtgtatttgtgttttcatttaaaaatgacaaagtgccACAGAGAAATAAGAGATCATAGAGGTGGatttgtgtatgtatgtattccTGTGGATGCAGGTGTGAGTTGCTGAGAGAGGTACAACTGAATGGggaggaaaggaaaagaaaataaataagaaatgtgGGATAAATGAGATGGCATATGGGGCAGGGAAATGTCTAGAAGTGAGGTTAGAGGAGAGTTGAAGGCTTGAAAGAGAGCAATAAATTGAGGAGGGAAGTTGAAATAAGCTACACAGGTTGgagaaacaatgaaaaaaaaagaaaattacaagATAGAGGAAATGggagaggagcagaggtgggagaaagtATTTTAAATGGGTGATTGAGGAAGAGAGGAGCGAGCAGAAAATGGATGAGAAAAGAGGATGGAGCAGATTGAAAGAAGGCTGAAAAATGACTAGGGATCTTTTAGAAGCGGAGCAAAATAGAGGTTGAGTATATTAGAGAGATGAAATGTCAGAGGTGCTTGGAATCTTATCTTGCGAGAAATGCGTCCACTTTCGCGTTTGCTTAAAAGTCTGTCAAGATAAATGCAATATGTCTTCGGAAAATCTTCTAACTCCAGTTTATATCTATCTGGAGTTAAATGTGTGCATTTCCCCATGTCGAGAATGCACACTAATGGGAAGCAGTACATTTGAAACCTGAGATAGAGGAGCATAGTTATAGGCTGAGTGGTTTTACTGAGATTTGTCAATTTGTTTTAAGCCCTGTGACAAGCAATACCGCTTGTGCAGCAGGGCACTGCAATTTCCCATTCAACCAAAAGATCACTGGAGGCTATGTTACCTACTCCAGCTGGAACAATGCCTAATCAGGTCACCTTTAAAATCCTTAAATCAAAGCTTAGGTCTCTGCAGAACAAGGCTTATGTAGAAATGTTGCAGTAGATAGAAATATAAAAGGATTTGACTTTCTGCCTGCAAAAAGTCAGTCAACTTTTTAAGGCCTGTTTGTCAGAATTACAGAATATCCTGAAACTGCAGATTCTGAGGGTCACTGGCTCAGTGTTTAAGGTATCAAGCAACAGTGTGAGAATCAGGGTAATATTCTGCTTGACTGTTTTATGTGAAAGCAATGACTGGTGGATTTAAGACCTAAATGTtacatatttttcttcatctgtTAGCAAAGCTTTTTCCTTCAAAGGACATTACTTATGAATGTCTGACACCTGGAGGTCAGTCTATTATCATCTGACAAagctgtttatttcttttatttcaaatttgctTTATaggttaaataataataatacatttatttaaaagaccTTTCAAGTACTCTAGTACTATAACTTCATACACATTTAATGGATTATGATGCTTTAATATGAAACATACAGCTACAGAAAATATGGAGAGACCACTacataaatgtgttttctaAAGCTCCTCTATCTGTATGTTTAATCTTGGAAACAATTTTGATTGTATACAAAAAGCCTCTCAACTTCCAAATAAAATATCCtcatttatgtatttcatttaCTGAAAAAGACAACTGGTTAAGAGGAATaaacccccccaaaaatctAATACTTTTTCAATATCATAATATGAGTGTTTTTAGCTAGAAACtattctctttttctctcttctgagttctttgtttttcatcttttttgggTTTAATTGACTGTTTTTAATAACTTGTTTAAATACTTCCgctgtgtttcttttttctccttgaCATTGTGTTTTGATTCCTAAAATAAGGCACTTTGAATTGCATTGTTGCTAAGATATGCTTTACAGATAAACTTGCCTTATCTTTTGGCTTAGGTAGAGTTCAGAATTCAACAATCACTGGAATAAGcctttagtccataacagtgcTCTACAGCTTTGGgcttgtaaatcagagtgtgactggatgaacattctgtctgtcacatctttatgggccaatcagagcagcaaaacacgcgACGATTAGACTCTTGCTGAATCCAGTCAagagaagggcaaaaacattgtttccgcaaagaaaacaactcagtgctgttctttgttcttctttttacaaagacattgtcaagttctgataaaactgatgctataccagcatccacgctaatctcttctgccataattgcatcaGCCTCTTGtagctgcttgcttacgtcgcacgactctgccgtgcccgaaaatactgccccttgatgttgattggtcctgtcacttactaaccgggcccaaacagttcagatggaagctttgcaagatggattcgcaagTGAGTAACAAGGAacaaacaggcaaatccatctgctttgcaaggttaaccctttacctactgagtctaaaaatggcgatttggacatatgcTGTtcttatggctgtaaaatagtcaggaaatgccctaagtctgagagctttggtcccttttcctgggagtacttgaacttgacttttcaacatctggttaatgattattgcacattatgtggaattgtcagcagtttaaaagaagaaaaacacaaaaacggatttgtttttcatggcttttatgagaagaaattttgttattgctcatgaagttttgatttgacatttgaaatgtgaacctatacatgtttagatcaatcaccagtcattttttgagtctaggactctgggtgtgcaaaacagtgcaaaagataactatatacataggcgaaaaattagtgcaaataaaggtggaaaaatgcattctcaacattctcaagtagcATATTATAATTGCATAtgacagacatgcacaaatgccactatctaatgctattttttgaaaacaaaacacaactctccctctccttttactctcttccttcattctcctttctcactcctcttctgccaaagctgccgttttcacgGTGCCGTttgacattaccgtaatatatataccacccATCctatattgccggaaagcacagattttcagctctctgtcagcattggaattttttagattgagcaaactttcaaggagttacagtgttgagaatccatgtaactcgcgatacttctggtgttttgctatgaatgcctacgtcatatggttgcgaggaccgtaatgaaccatatatgtgcgcatgcccacaattctcagctttccagcACCTTTGGAATTTTTCTTGTTGGATAAattttgacagagttacggtaataatactctggaCCTATAAAACACAGCACTGGTGCTATTTATATAGGAGACACTGCAGTAGTTTCCTGCTGTTAAGGATATTATGGAGCACAAATGAAAGAAGCCTGTCTTAAGCCTCCATAGTCAATATCTGTGTATGAATCCTTCTCCTTTTCATTTCTTACTCTATTCAGTCTgtttaacaaacacacaaacttgtttttttatattcacCAGTTGTGTCTGCCCTCTTCCTCTTTGTAGCATGTCCATTCGCTGTAGTGGGATTTACAGGCCGAGCTCGACCAGGACTCCACTCTGCTGTCACGCTAAATTTCTCCTCCAGGGGCTCTTCTACCTCTGCTGCATCATGAACCACCTCCCCTGAAATGACAACATCATTTGCGTAAACATCTCACATTGCCTTTAAATGTCAGAGAGCAGAGGCAAGACGATTAAGAAAGCCCAGCATGCATACAATGGCATGTATATATTGCAGATTACTACAGCTGTGTTCTTATTGCTGATAAATTATAACTAGTTATCTgggaaggttaaaaaaaatgtatctgcaTCTTGCAAAACAGCAGCCCCAGCATATGTgggaaaccaaaaaaaaaaaccccgtAGAATGCCAGCTGAAATCTACCTGTCATGGGAGGCACCTGTCCTCCGAGAGGGTCCAGAGGCAGACACGATGAGCTCGGCTGCACAGAGGTCCCTGGAGGAAGCCGTGTGCTGTTGATCAGCACATCGAATTTGGTGCTGCGGCAGGTGTTGCTGCACACGGTGTCATGCTGGTAGAAATCTATCTGGCCTGAGTCCATCATTTTCCTGTGAGAGGAACAGGTCAAAAGAACATGACAAGAAAATATTTTGTTCCACAGCTGCTGA
It encodes the following:
- the LOC121514135 gene encoding glucocorticoid modulatory element-binding protein 1-like, with translation MAGAEVTVSSGDLMMLKEEEGEASGSNHKTQVILHLQPILHGANDDIADTGTTVLAIETHHEDSKADGEEIEYGYPITCGDSRAVLLFKKFVCPGINVRCVKFNDQLISPKQFVHLAGKATLKDWKRAIRLGGVMLRKMMDSGQIDFYQHDTVCSNTCRSTKFDVLINSTRLPPGTSVQPSSSCLPLDPLGGQVPPMTGEVVHDAAEVEEPLEEKFSVTAEWSPGRARPVNPTTANGHATKRKRADTTDGVLSLWQGVADCGLMGEVLSSLQTELLATLKGVEARSEKATLQETDAVILNSLCKMFGLLDSVKQALNLKRCKDEEDKRHHNVYVLDDILEDQRKQGLDRCPTFKIHSMKHLRQQRHNPSNSQTHNLLSTIKANPGIQPLSVTGLSAASYAQLAINPQIFTHSSASTGRGHHAGAGRADRDGNSAGLEEDQKLSDMGIREKLHRRGQEETTGIHKEPEQRTIRFHVDPHLRNQEGEEAEGMHDFKKVVIGGKVSKKHRSK